A region of the Exiguobacterium aurantiacum DSM 6208 genome:
TGTATTTCGCCGACCCGTACTCGTCGTGGCAGCGCGGCAGCAACGAGAACGCCAACGGCCTCCTGCGCGAGTTCTTCCCGAAAGGATCGGACTTCGCGACGGTCGGCCAAGGAGAGATCGTGGACGCGCTCGCCAAGATCAACGGGCGGCCGAGGAAATGTCTCGGCTGGAAGACCGCACACGAGGCCTTCGCGGAGGAAGTGTTGCGCTTAATTTGACAAACCGTCCAGAGTAATTAGCTTAGTTAATAGGGGTGTTTTGCTAATGAATTATGCAGTTGACACAAGTTTATGTCATCTTGGTAAAATAAGTGCCAAATAAGTAGCCATTTCTCTTTCTTTTTGTAGATAAACATTGTTAAATCAACAAAAATTAGCAATCCATTTTATATGCTAATTGGATTGCTAAAATGTTTGTTATTTTATGTTTTGTACTATTAAACTTAACACGTTAATGATGGCACGCTACTTTGCTTATATTTATTTAGTATGAAGTAACAATTGATCTAAATCCATTATTTTAATTTTCTTTTTCGGTAACTGTTTAATCAATCCAAGTTCTTCTAGAGTAGTAAATTTACGGCTGATTGTTTCTGGTGTGGTACCAAGATACGAGGCTAAATCCTTTTTGGACATTGGTAAGATAATCGTTGGACTATTGCCACTTCCCTTTTCAATATTCTCAGCTAAAAAGGATATAATGCGGGTTTCTACATTTTCAATCGCTACTTGTGTGGTTTGTTTTTCAGAATCCTTTAAACGCATCGTTACTTCTGACAGTATTTTTAATGAGATCTGCGGATATTCCACCAAATACTTCTGTAAATCACCTCGTTTAATTAAACAAATAGATGTATTTTGTAGTGCTTCCGCATAATTCTCATGAATACTTCCAGGTTGGAAAATGGCGACTTCACCTGTAAAATCACCAGGATTTAAAATGCGAACAAGTTGTTCTTTTCCAGAATCCGATAAGCGGTAAATCCGAGCCTTACCTGAATTGATAATATATAAGGTATCATCTTCCTCATCTGCACGGAATAACATTTCCCCTTTTTTAAGATGAAGTGTCTTGGCAGATTCCGCAATCAAATCCATTTGTGAGTCTTCCAAATGGTTGAAAATGGGGACAATACGAATACATTCTGCATGTCCATGTTGGTGATGACAACATTGGTTTTGTTCCAAAATAACCTCTTCCTTTTATAAAAAGCCTAAGAGGGCATCCTAGGCTTCCTTTCTATTCACTCGATTAAGCAGGTTTTACCTTTGATTTGACAACAGGATATCCTAAGTCTTCAATTGCCTTTTCGATATCGTTAATAGCGACTGCTTCTGAATCAAAATCTACTTTTACTTTACTTGCATTGAACATTACTTTCAAGCTATCTTGATTCACACCGTTTATTCCTTTCACCGCATTTTCAATCTTTTGGAGACAAGATGGGCAAGATAAGGTTTCTAATTGAATCGTTGCTTTTTGCATAAATCATTTCCCCCTTCATTTTTTAACGACCGTAAACCAATCTATTCTTTTGTTTTTGAGTTACTTTAAGCCTGATATGCTTTATCTACTTCTGATAACATCTCGAATGTGCCTCCATACGTTTCACATACATCTCCAGGAATGGTGTAGTTGTCTGTGATTTTTCGTAATTGAGCAAATTCAGCATCTAAGTCAGGTTTGTTCGTACCTGCGTCTTTTACTTTTCCACTAATTGTTTCAAACAATTCACGTACTTCAAAGGCTTCTGGGTGATTCTTGCCATGGGCCCGTGTAATTGCAGTGGTGTATAAATCCAGCTTTTCAAAATAGTTTGTTATTACTTCGTTAAATGTCTGTTCAGACATTATTCGTTCCCTCTTTCTTGTGGTTTTTTGGTCTTAGGCCGATTTTACTTTTGATTTGACGACTGGATATCCTAAGTCTTCAATGGCTTTTTCGATATCGTTAATGGTGATCGTTTCTGAATCAAAATCTACTTTTACTTTACTGGCATTAAATAATACTTTTAAGCTATCATGATTAACCCCGTTTAATCCTTTCACCGCATTTTCAATCTTTTGCATACAAGATGGACAAGATAATGTTTCTAATTGAATAACTGCTTTTTGCATGAATTATTTCTCCTTTCATCTTATCTTTTATTTTTTTGTTTTCCCTCTTCTTCTTTACAATTTAAGTATAGTTCAGGTTCAACGAAATGAATTTGATGCAAATCAAGTTTTAAGAAAAAGTAGGGGAGTATTTTGTTCTTCCTACCTGAATACTTCCCCTTTATCATTCATCAAGACTGCTTTCTATTAAAATTATTCTCTCAAACGGTATCGAAGCAATCTCATACCATTCAAGATGACTACTAAGATACTTGCTTCGTGAACCAACATCCCGATTGACATATTCATCCATTCACCAAATAGTAGGCTGGCAAGTAAGACTAATACCACACCAACTGCTATGGTAATGTTCTGTTTCATGTTTCTTGAAGTTGATTTTGTTAAGCCTAATGCGTGTGGTAAACGACTAAAGTCAGAATTCATTAAAACAACATCTGATGTTTCAATTGCAACATCTGTTCCACTTCCCATGGCAATTCCGATATCTGCTAAGGCTAGTGAAGGACTATCATTCACTCCGTCACCGACAAAGGCAATGATCCCGCCTTCTGCTTGCATTTTTTCGATATAAGCAGATTTTCCTTCCGGTAGCATATGACCATGTGCTTCTGTTAACCCAAGTTCTCGAGCAACTAAATCTACGGTTCCTTGGTTGTCCCCAGAAAGAACGACAAGGTTTTTGACCCCTAGTTTTTTCAGTTTTTGAAGATCTTTTTTAACACCTGGGCGGATTTGATCCCGAATCCCCATCAGAACGTTTAATTCTCCGTCGACCGCAGTTAACACAAGAGAATTCCCATTTTTCTCAAAGCGTTCGACGTCTTTTTTAGCTTTTTCGCTTAATTTCACATTTTTCTTTTCCATTAAAGCTACGTTACCAACGGCTATACGATGAACACCTATTTTTGCTACAATTCCGCCACCTTTAACGACTTCGGTTTCTTCAACAGTAGAGAAAGTTATCTCGCCAATATCCTGTAGGACAGCTTTCGCTAGTGGGTGGTCCGATTCACGCTCCACACTTGCTAAATATCCTAGAACCTCTTCAGTATTTTTTCCGTAAAATTCTTTTTCGGCAACTTCAGGGTTTCCTACTGTCAATGTTCCTGTTTTATCAAAAACGATAGTGTCTACTCTGCTAAAGTCATTGATAACTTCACTACCTTTTAAGAGGACACCATTACGTGCACCGTTTCCGATACCGGCAACGTTGGATACAGGAACCCCGATAACTAATGCACCTGGACATCCTAAAACAAGAATCGTGATAGCTAGTTCAATATCTTTTGAGAAAAACCAAACAATAAAACCAAGGACTAACACAGCTGGTGTATAGTATTTTGAGAATCGGTCAATGAAACGTTCTGCTTCTGATTTGGAATCCTGTGCCTCTTCCACTAATTCGATAATTCTACCAAATGTTGTATCTTCTCCAACACGATCAGCTCGAATTTGGATCGTTCCATTTTCTAAGATAGATCCTGCAAATACTTCAGAATCAACCTTTTTACTTACAGGTAGAGATTCTCCAGTAATACTTGCTTCATTAATGTGACCTTCACCAGTTAACACTGTTCCATCTACCGGAACTTTTGCACCCGTTTTAACTAATAAAATATCACCTTCGTCTACATCATCGACATCTACTTCTTCAAATTCTCCGTTTTCCATTTGCTTTAAAGCACTTTCTGGTGCCAGCTCTGTTAATTCTTTAATGGCAGAACGTGTTTTGTTCAAGGTACGCTGCTCCAAGTAAGAACCAAATAAGAATAAGAAAGTAACGATGGCTGATTCCTCATAATTTTGAATCAATACTGCTCCAATAACTGCAATGGTAACTAAAACATCAATACTGACAACTTTTACTTTTAATGCCTGATAGGCTTGGATTGCAATCGGCGCCACACCAAGAATGGATGCAATGATGAGCAACCAATTGAAAATGGCCATGTTGTCTAAGGAAAATCGTCCGAAGAATGCAAGTGCAATCAAAATTGCACTGATCAGTGTAATGGAATTCTTTTTACTTAATATATATCTTTGCATGTTGATTCCCTCCAATTTCAATTTCATTTTCATTTGTATTCCTTGTTGATGACTCTAGTATAGGATGTTTCTATGAAATGAAAATTGATTCGAATCAAGTTCTATTGTAAAAGTGAAAAATTATAAAAGAACAGCAAAACAAAACCAACTGTTTTACGGAATAACTCTTATATATTATCGAACATCGACATACAATCACAAAAATTCATTATATTGTACATTCTTTATTCAGCAGGCTTTAGAAAAGTAGTTAGTTTAAGTGTACTCTTTCACATTATCCATTGGCGTTACTCAGAATTTGCTCCAATTACTAAACAAAAGCTAATGAAGATTATGGAACACATGATCCAGTTACCGGTTTTTTTTGGAATATCCGCCATAGGCTCAAATAGTTTGTTTAACAAACAGCTATCATCCTAATCACCTAAACAGGTAGTTTTGTTTAACATTTTGTCGCGAATGTTTGAATAACTCAACTATTTAACGAAACCCTCCAAGCTATAATAAAAAAATGGTGCTCATCCAAACACTAACAGAAAGTGTAAAAAGGGCCGTTTTGTATTTCATCATTAATTTTCGTTTATTATCTTTAAACACCAAACAAACACCAACTCTA
Encoded here:
- a CDS encoding Crp/Fnr family transcriptional regulator, with product MEQNQCCHHQHGHAECIRIVPIFNHLEDSQMDLIAESAKTLHLKKGEMLFRADEEDDTLYIINSGKARIYRLSDSGKEQLVRILNPGDFTGEVAIFQPGSIHENYAEALQNTSICLIKRGDLQKYLVEYPQISLKILSEVTMRLKDSEKQTTQVAIENVETRIISFLAENIEKGSGNSPTIILPMSKKDLASYLGTTPETISRKFTTLEELGLIKQLPKKKIKIMDLDQLLLHTK
- a CDS encoding heavy-metal-associated domain-containing protein → MQKATIQLETLSCPSCLQKIENAVKGINGVNQDSLKVMFNASKVKVDFDSEAVAINDIEKAIEDLGYPVVKSKVKPA
- a CDS encoding heavy-metal-associated domain-containing protein, whose amino-acid sequence is MQKAVIQLETLSCPSCMQKIENAVKGLNGVNHDSLKVLFNASKVKVDFDSETITINDIEKAIEDLGYPVVKSKVKSA
- a CDS encoding heavy metal translocating P-type ATPase, giving the protein MQRYILSKKNSITLISAILIALAFFGRFSLDNMAIFNWLLIIASILGVAPIAIQAYQALKVKVVSIDVLVTIAVIGAVLIQNYEESAIVTFLFLFGSYLEQRTLNKTRSAIKELTELAPESALKQMENGEFEEVDVDDVDEGDILLVKTGAKVPVDGTVLTGEGHINEASITGESLPVSKKVDSEVFAGSILENGTIQIRADRVGEDTTFGRIIELVEEAQDSKSEAERFIDRFSKYYTPAVLVLGFIVWFFSKDIELAITILVLGCPGALVIGVPVSNVAGIGNGARNGVLLKGSEVINDFSRVDTIVFDKTGTLTVGNPEVAEKEFYGKNTEEVLGYLASVERESDHPLAKAVLQDIGEITFSTVEETEVVKGGGIVAKIGVHRIAVGNVALMEKKNVKLSEKAKKDVERFEKNGNSLVLTAVDGELNVLMGIRDQIRPGVKKDLQKLKKLGVKNLVVLSGDNQGTVDLVARELGLTEAHGHMLPEGKSAYIEKMQAEGGIIAFVGDGVNDSPSLALADIGIAMGSGTDVAIETSDVVLMNSDFSRLPHALGLTKSTSRNMKQNITIAVGVVLVLLASLLFGEWMNMSIGMLVHEASILVVILNGMRLLRYRLRE